From Vanacampus margaritifer isolate UIUO_Vmar chromosome 8, RoL_Vmar_1.0, whole genome shotgun sequence, a single genomic window includes:
- the LOC144056400 gene encoding activin receptor type-1B-like: MANLRITLVFVTCLLVYRSCEALLCNCTTAQCERTTGFWCETDGACMASTSLIDGQEQHIRTCITRDKLEPPGQPFYCLSAEGLVNIHCCYTDYCNSIDLKVPSGTTQSDPVEALWPGGTWGLLELVAVIAGPLLLLCLLLLLGLLVCQYQRRACGHRRRLEVEDPSCDHLYMPNDRSLQDFIYDLSTSGSGSGLPLFVQRTVARTIVLQEVIGKGRFGEVWRGRWRGGDVAVKIFSSREERSWFREAEIYQTIMIRHENILGFIAADNKDNGTWTQLWLVSDYHEYGSLFDYLNRYSVTAEGMIKLALTAASGLAHLHMEILGTQGKPGIAHRDLKSKNVLVKKNGTCAIADLGLAVRHDSVSDTIDIAPNQRVGTKRYMAPEVLDETINMRHFDSFKCADIYALGLVYWEIARRCNSGGIHEEYQLPYYDLVPSDPSVEDMKKVVCDQKTRPNIPNWWQSHEALRVMGKIMRECWYANGAARLTALRIKKSLSQLTVKEDIKV, from the exons ATGGCGAATTTACGCATTACGCTGGTGTTCGTCACTTGTCTGTTGGTGTACCGAAGCTGTGAAG CTCTTCTGTGCAACTGCACCACTGCACAGTGTGAGAGGACGACGGGCTTCTGGTGTGAGACGGACGGAGCCTGCATGGCCTCCACGTCCCTCATCGATGGTCAAGAGCAGCACATTCGTACATGCATCACCAGAGACAAGCTCGAACCTCCTGGACAGCCCTTCTACTGTCTCAGTGCAGAGGGCCTGGTCAACATCCACTGCTGCTACACCGACTACTGCAACAGCATTGACCTCAAAGTGCCATCTG GGACCACCCAGTCAGACCCCGTTGAAGCTTTATGGCCAGGTGGGACGTGGGGGCTGCTCGAACTGGTCGCTGTGATAGCGGGGCCGCTGCTCCTGCTttgtctgctgctgctgctgggttTGCTCGTGTGTCAGTACCAGCGGAGGGCCTGCGGCCACAGACGGAGACTAGAGGTGGAAGACCCCTCCTGCGACCACCTTTACATGCCCAACGACAGGAGCCTGCAGGACTTCATTTACGATCTGTCGACGTCTGGTTCCGGCTCAG GCCTGCCTCTGTTTGTCCAAAGGACGGTCGCCAGGACAATTGTTCTCCAAGAAGTCATCGGAAAGGGGCGCTTCGGTGAGGTGTGGCGAGGGCGTTGGCGGGGCGGCGATGTGGCGGTGAAAATCTTCTCCTCCAGAGAAGAGCGCTCCTGGTTCCGCGAGGCAGAAATTTATCAGACTATCATGATCCGACATGAGAACATCCTGGGCTTCATTGCAGCTGACAACAAAG ACAACGGCACATGGACTCAGCTGTGGCTGGTGTCGGACTACCACGAGTACGGCTCCCTGTTCGACTACCTGAACCGCTACTCCGTCACGGCTGAAGGGATGATCAAGCTGGCCTTGACTGCTGCCAGCGGCCTGGCACATCTGCACATGGAGATACTCGGAACGCAAG GAAAACCGGGCATCGCCCACCGTGATCTGAAGTCCAAGAACGTCCTAGTGAAGAAGAACGGCACCTGTGCCATCGCTGACCTGGGTTTAGCCGTCCGCCACGACTCTGTCTCAGACACTATCGACATCGCTCCCAACCAAAGAGTGGGAACCAAGAG gtACATGGCTCCAGAGGTCCTGGATGAGACGATCAACATGAGGCACTTTGACTCGTTCAAATGCGCTGACATCTACGCTTTGGGGCTGGTCTACTGGGAGATTGCACGCCGCTGTAACAGTGGAG GTATCCATGAAGAATATCAGCTACCTTACTACGACCTGGTGCCCTCGGACCCTTCAGTGGAAGACATGAAAAAGGTGGTGTGTGACCAAAAGACGCGACCCAACATCCCAAACTGGTGGCAAAGCCACGAG GCTTTGCGGGTTATGGGCAAAATAATGAGGGAGTGTTGGTACGCCAATGGCGCCGCCCGCTTGACCGCCCTACGCATCAAAAAGAGCTTGTCCCAGCTTACTGTCAAAGAGGATATTAAAGTCTGA
- the prkag1 gene encoding 5'-AMP-activated protein kinase subunit gamma-1 codes for MECIPATIEDLESKKDPVIEDPEHNVYTRFMKSHRCYDLVPTSSKLVVFDTSLQVKKAFFALVSNGVRAAPLWDSNKQCFVGMLTITDFINILHRYYKSPLVQIYELEEHKIETWRELYLQDSFKPLVSISPNASLYDAVSSLLKNKIHRLPVIDPLTGNTLYILTHKRILKFLKLFISEMPKPTFLSQTLEELNIGTFRNIAVVRTDTPLYTALGIFVEQRVSALPVVDDKGRVVDIYSKFDVINLAAEKTYNNLDLTVTKALQHRSQYFEGVLTCNRHETLEAIINRLVEAEVHRLVVVDERDVVKGIVSLSDILQALVLTDRDEGTA; via the exons ATGGAGTGT attcCAGCGACTATTGAAGATCTTGAAAGCAAAAAGGATCCTGTCATCGAGG ACCCTGAGCACAATGTGTACACCAGGTTCATGAAGTCCCATCGCTGTTATGATCTTGTACCCACCAGCTCCAAATTGGTTGTTTTCGACACATCCCTCCAG GTCAAGAAGGCATTTTTTGCTCTTGTTTCCAATGGGGTGAGGGCAGCTCCTCTATGGGACAGTAACAAGCAGTGCTTTGTCG GCATGCTCACCATCACAGACTTCATTAACATCCTTCATCGCTACTATAAATCTCCTCTG GTTCAGATTTACGAGTTGGAAGAGCACAAAATAGAAACATGGAGAG AGCTATATCTTCAAGACTCATTCAAGCCCTTGGTTAGCATATCACCCAATGCAAG CTTGTATGACGCTGTATCTTCGCTGCTCAAGAACAAGATCCACAGGCTGCCAGTAATCGACCCCTTAACGGGAAACACCCTCTACATCCTCACTCACAAGCGGATCCTCAAGTTCTTGAAGCTCTTT ATATCGGAGATGCCAAAACCGACGTTCCTGAGTCAAACTTTGGAGGAGCTGAACATAGGAACATTCCGGAACATAGCGGTGGTGCGCACGGATACGCCTCTGTACACGGCGCTGGGTATTTTTGTAGAGCAGCGAGTGTCTGCGCTCCCCGTGGTGGACGACAAAG GTCGAGTGGTGGACATTTACTCCAAATTTGATGTCATT AACCTGGCAGCAGAGAAGACTTACAACAACCTTGACTTGACCGTGACCAAAGCCTTGCAGCACCGCTCTCAATACTTCGAAGGGGTGCTGACCTGCAACCGCCACGAGACACTGGAGGCCATCATCAACCGACTGGTGGAGGCTGAG GTGCACAGGTTGGTGGTTGTGGACGAGCGGGATGTGGTGAAGGGTATCGTCTCCCTCTCGGATATCCTTCAGGCACTCGTGCTCACCGACAGAGATGAGG GCACCGCATGA